TAAAAATTAGTAAATTAATAACTCTTAATTAAAAATATGCGTTTTTTTTGTCACGTTATTTTAAAAAAAAGAATAGACCCCTTCTAAGACACGCTTTTTCATATTGTTTTTTGTCAATCTTGCGGTAAATTTCTGACTTGTGTGGCATAATAAAGTGCAACATAATATTTGTTACTCAACTTTGGGAGTTTAAAAACTATGAAAAAAATATTATTAGCTAGTGCTTTTATCGCATCACTTGCTGCAGCTAACGTTGCTATTGCTGAAGATGTAGCTGTTGAAGCGAAAATCGTTGATGGTAAACTTTTCATCGTAAAAGATGGTGAAGAAGTTTTAGCACCAGCAGGTAAACATAAAGTTACCGTTGAAGGTAAAGAAGTAGAAGTTGAAGTTGGTGAAGAAGGCGCTGTAAAGTAGTCCTCTAACCATTCTATCATTACCTCCCTTTGATCATCCCCATAAAGGATGATCTTTTTATTTTATGCTATCCCCGTCTCTTAAAGGCTCAAATCCTAAAATTGCTCTTTTTTCATTTAAGGTTAAATAATCAGCTTTACTAAGTTTCTGCCAGAGAATCTCACGTCTATTAGTTAAGGCACTAATTGACTCGGCATTGTAACGAATATGAATATCTTCATTATAGAAATGTTTAAACCAATTATTAAAGCTGGTAGATATATAATTTAGTAAAGGTAGAATAGTTTCTTCCCATAAAGCAAGCCGTGCTTCTTGTAGATTACTGTAAGTATTATCACCAGGTATACCTAAGAGTTGTGGGGGAACGCCAAAGGCTAGTGCAATTTCACGAGCAGCACTATTTTTGGCTTCCAAAAATTCCATATCTTTGTTTGATAAGCTCATTTCTTGCCATTTTAATCCACCTTCAAGCAATAAAGGTTTGCCGGCATTAGCGCTGCCACTAAAATTTTCGCTAATTTGCTGTTTTAATCGTTCGTATTGATCATCATTTAGATGGCTATCAAGATTATTATCTCCTTGTACGATCAGAGCCCCACTGGGGCGCGCCCCATTTTGTAGCAACGCTTGATTCCATTTTGCAGCTTGGTTGTGTTGATCAATGCTATAAGCTGCAGCTTCGATGGGCGAAAGGCCATAAAAATCATCTAATGGGTGAAAATACTTTAAATGAAGTATATCACTTTTACCGGTTAAGGTTTCCACATGAAAATATTCTTCCTCACGCCCGCTTTTATACTGGTAAGCGAGAGGGACTTGAGAACCATTTTTGATTATAGCAACCCGATCAGGCCGCAATAAGAAAAGCTCCTGAAGGTTATTATTAAGCTTAGTAAGCTGAATATAGGCATTGCCTGCAAGTAATAAATAGTGAATTAGCGCTTCAATAAATGCAGCACCTGAAAAGAGTGGGTTAGGTTTATTTAGAAGAGCATTTAAAGGATGGTTTGCTAATAACTCAAATTTATTATTAGGAGCTATTCTTCCTACTTGCCAATCTACGTTGCTAGCGTTCTTTGCAATTAAATTGATTGAACGATAGGCAATTACATTTTTGCAATAAGCTTCATCTGCAAACTGAGTATAATTACGATTCATCCATACCGGACTTTTAGGTCCTTCAAGATAAGAATTGAATTTAGTTCTTAAATTATGAGAATATTTGTGTTCATAATTAGTATTAGTAAATACTTGCTTAAGCTTATTAAACATCAGTTATTGGCTCCTTCATTCAATCAATAACTAATTAGTACCTCTAATTCATAAATTTATTAACACTCAAGAGTCTTTGTAAATCAGTAAGTTATAAAATTGTTTATTTTTGTCTAAAAATGGTTGGTCGATTTAGTGTTAGTAGAGCTATTAATATCATGATTTCGCTGGGATGAGAATTTTCTTTCATATAGTTTTTCTCTATTGCTATTCAATCCTTTAAAAAAAATAGAAGGGATAATTGGTGTGTTATGTTCGGTAGATTGAGATTTTATTACAATATCTGTCCAGTAGGCGTCTGAAAAATTATGAAATGACAACTGCTCTTCTAGTTGATCAAAAGCCATTAATTCCTGATGAGTCGAAAAGCTAAATGTTTCCCCGCCAATAGTTAATTCTTTTAAGTTGGCACATTGCTTAATGCTATTAGTCATAAGTTTAATGTAATCAGGAGCAATATAGGTATTATTAATTTTAAGAGTAGTCAGTTGTATAAATTTTGGTAAATATTCGGCAATTATTTCAAATGCTTGCAAGGACAAAGTATTGTTGCTTAAATCCAAGTGAGTTATTTTATCGGCTGCAAGGCTTTGAAATAATTTTTGAAATTCAGTAGTATCTAAAGTATCCAGTATTGAGCTGTAATGCTCATTAAAATCAACTTTCATGCTACCATGTACCTTAAATTAAATAAATTGGCCAAGCTTTTATATTAAAAAATTAATATAAGCAATTGTTAATTTATTCAAAATAATAGAATTTCAGTCTTTATCGTAAATGTCCAGGATTTTTAGTGTTTTTATTTTTTGCCTGTTGTACGGAGATATCAGTAGTAGAAGCTTGCTCTTGAGGTCGAACTTGACTTAGCTTATTAGCGGCTTTAAAAAAAACTTTAAGAGTATTTATAGCCTGAGGAATCGCTTTAGCTATTTTTTGCGGTAAATTATCTACAGTCATAACAACTTTAAACCTTTTAATTTAATAATATCATGAATATTAAAAAATTAACAAATAAAATTGTTAATTTAAAATTTTTATTTTCTCAATAGCCTTGTAACCTAAAATAGCGGTAATACGTCTAATAATATCATTATGAAGAAAGTTAATTTGTACCCCTGCAGAGCTATTTGCTACTTTAATGACTAGTTCCTGATAGTTTCTATTTTCTAATACTATCCGATTGACCTTGTAAGGTATAGTTTGTTTAGCAAAATTAAGTCCCACAACCTGTTCCCAATTTTCAAGTAATTTGCTAATTAATGCACCTTTTTCCTTATATAAAGGTTTCATGATGTTGCTTATTAGCTTGTTTAGCTCTTTAGGACCTGATGGTTTCATTTTACTTATCAAAAAAATTTATTACATTTTTTATAATAGCCTGATGGATAAGCATTTCATCATTATGATCAACGCGTATAACAATATGTTTTTTACTGTTGTGAGCTAAGTGATGAAAATGTTCTTTAATTATTTTCAGTTGATCAAACTTAAGTTCATCATAATAGTTATTATCTTTTCTATTACTTAGTCGTTCTTGGCAAAGGCTAATATCGGCATCCATAAGAATAGTTAAATCAGGCAAAATCTTACTAGTTAATTGGTGAATAGTATTAATTAACTCTTGATCCACTCCATTTAATCCTTGGTAAACAAAGGTGGAATCAATGAACCTATCGCAAATAATTAAATAATCCTGTTGCAATTGTGGCTTAATTAGGTTGGCAACATGCTCGTATCTAGCAGCTTGGAATAACAGCATTTCAGTAATATTAGCAAATTTATTATTCAAAATCACATTTCTTAAAATTTCTGCCTTATCAGTTCCACCAGGTTCGCGCGTTAAAGTGACATTCAAGCCAAGCTTGGTAAAGTGTGCTGCAAGTAACTTACTTTGAGTCGACTTGCCGGAGCCGTCGATACCCTCAATAGCAATAAATTTTCCCTTGAATTTCTGCAAGTTGGTAATGTTATTAATATTCATTGTTCTTTCAATATTGCCTAAATCAGATTTTAAGTGTATTACTTGGCCATCCTTCTCAAATATATGGCCTGTTATCCAAGTATAAAGCGAGAATTTATAATGCCAAACAAAATAGCAATAATATTACAAAGCCAAGGTATAAAGCTTACTGAGCAACGTAAAATTATTGCCGAAGTTATAAGTTCATCAAGTGATCATCCTGATGTTGAAGAACTTCACAAACGAGCTTCAAATATTGATGCTAACATTAGCTTAGCAACTGTATATCGTACCGTAAAGTTATTTGAAGAAATGGGGGTAATTGAAAAACATGATTTTGGTGATGGCAGATCAAGATATGAAGAAATAAGTGATGATCATCATGATCACTTAATAGATTTAAAAACTGGAAAGGTAATAGAGTTTCATAGTGAAGAAATTGAAAAATTACAGCAAGAAATTGTAGCTAAGCTCGGTTATAAGCTAGTAGACCATCGTTTAGAATTATATTGCGTACCCCTTGAAGAGTAATTTTTAAAGTAACAATAAATTTAAATTTCAAAATTAAGTAAATTTAAGAGCCCAAGAAATTATGAATAGTAATCAAAATAATTTAAAAAAATTATATATTAAAACCTATGGTTGCCAGATGAATGTAGAAGATTCACACCGGATGACCGATATTATGCGCCCGCATGGCTATCAAATTACTGAAGAGCCTGATCACGCGGATATAGTAATTTTAAACACCTGCCATATTAGAGAAAAAGCCACCGAGAAAGTATATTCAGAACTTGGAATGATTAGAGATTTCAAACAACAAAACAAGCCTAATATGGTAATTGGAGTGGCAGGATGCGTAGGACAGGCTGAAGGTGATGCTATTTTTAAGCGTGCGCCTTATGTGGATATTGTGGTAGGACCTCAAGCTTATGGAAATTTACCGGATATGGTGCATCAAGTAGTACGTAACGGAGCTAAACATCTACTCAGTTTAGATTTTAAAGCAGAAGCTAAATTTGACGCTTTGCCAGAA
This window of the Rickettsiales endosymbiont of Stachyamoeba lipophora genome carries:
- a CDS encoding Fur family transcriptional regulator yields the protein MPNKIAIILQSQGIKLTEQRKIIAEVISSSSDHPDVEELHKRASNIDANISLATVYRTVKLFEEMGVIEKHDFGDGRSRYEEISDDHHDHLIDLKTGKVIEFHSEEIEKLQQEIVAKLGYKLVDHRLELYCVPLEE
- the tmk gene encoding dTMP kinase — protein: MNINNITNLQKFKGKFIAIEGIDGSGKSTQSKLLAAHFTKLGLNVTLTREPGGTDKAEILRNVILNNKFANITEMLLFQAARYEHVANLIKPQLQQDYLIICDRFIDSTFVYQGLNGVDQELINTIHQLTSKILPDLTILMDADISLCQERLSNRKDNNYYDELKFDQLKIIKEHFHHLAHNSKKHIVIRVDHNDEMLIHQAIIKNVINFFDK
- a CDS encoding DUF721 domain-containing protein, with amino-acid sequence MKPSGPKELNKLISNIMKPLYKEKGALISKLLENWEQVVGLNFAKQTIPYKVNRIVLENRNYQELVIKVANSSAGVQINFLHNDIIRRITAILGYKAIEKIKILN
- a CDS encoding phage portal protein; translated protein: MFNKLKQVFTNTNYEHKYSHNLRTKFNSYLEGPKSPVWMNRNYTQFADEAYCKNVIAYRSINLIAKNASNVDWQVGRIAPNNKFELLANHPLNALLNKPNPLFSGAAFIEALIHYLLLAGNAYIQLTKLNNNLQELFLLRPDRVAIIKNGSQVPLAYQYKSGREEEYFHVETLTGKSDILHLKYFHPLDDFYGLSPIEAAAYSIDQHNQAAKWNQALLQNGARPSGALIVQGDNNLDSHLNDDQYERLKQQISENFSGSANAGKPLLLEGGLKWQEMSLSNKDMEFLEAKNSAAREIALAFGVPPQLLGIPGDNTYSNLQEARLALWEETILPLLNYISTSFNNWFKHFYNEDIHIRYNAESISALTNRREILWQKLSKADYLTLNEKRAILGFEPLRDGDSIK